In Phycisphaerae bacterium, a single window of DNA contains:
- a CDS encoding MazG nucleotide pyrophosphohydrolase domain-containing protein, which produces MDLRDFQRLIDKMYSHKDRERGSAGTFLWMMEEIGELAQAIGQGSDQQTKAAEFADVMAWLVTLANVEGVDLSEALHAKYGQGCPGCGKMVCTCDAKP; this is translated from the coding sequence ATGGATCTTCGCGATTTTCAGCGACTCATTGACAAGATGTACTCGCACAAGGACCGTGAGCGGGGCAGCGCCGGGACGTTCCTATGGATGATGGAAGAAATCGGGGAACTGGCTCAGGCCATCGGGCAGGGCTCGGACCAGCAGACCAAGGCCGCCGAGTTTGCCGATGTCATGGCCTGGCTGGTGACCTTGGCCAACGTTGAGGGTGTTGACCTGAGCGAGGCCCTTCATGCCAAGTATGGGCAAGGTTGTCCTGGTTGCGGCAAGATGGTATGCACCTGCGATGCGAAACCGTAG